Proteins co-encoded in one Novosphingobium sp. TH158 genomic window:
- a CDS encoding alpha/beta fold hydrolase, whose protein sequence is MLLKAPSHTICFDSVGDDALPVVCLLHTLSSDMGIWADQVGPLLGAGYRVLRVDMRGHGGSGATAGSYDMGELAADVVTVLDHLGIGKVHLGGVSIGGMIGQQFALDHPHRLHSLLLSGTSARSVPAGKDIWDARFAAIASAASVGAIADDTMERWFTAGFRTRRPERWRQVHGTVSACPVAGYVSGAHAIFAFDVVDRLPRISAPTLVICGDDDPGTPAEGNRLIADRIAGARYHEIAEARHIPMAEHPELYSRLMLDWLAANPAR, encoded by the coding sequence ATGCTGCTGAAGGCGCCAAGCCACACCATTTGCTTTGACAGCGTTGGCGATGATGCCTTGCCGGTGGTCTGCCTGCTGCACACGCTTTCTTCCGACATGGGCATCTGGGCGGACCAGGTCGGGCCCTTGCTGGGGGCGGGTTATCGCGTGTTGCGCGTGGACATGCGCGGGCATGGCGGCTCGGGCGCAACCGCAGGCAGCTATGACATGGGGGAGCTTGCAGCGGACGTGGTGACGGTGCTCGACCACCTGGGGATAGGCAAGGTCCACCTCGGCGGCGTGTCGATCGGCGGGATGATCGGCCAGCAGTTCGCACTGGATCATCCCCACCGCCTGCATTCGCTGCTGCTTTCAGGCACGTCGGCGCGCTCTGTCCCTGCCGGCAAGGACATCTGGGATGCCCGCTTCGCAGCGATTGCCTCCGCAGCGTCAGTCGGCGCGATAGCCGATGATACGATGGAGCGCTGGTTCACCGCCGGCTTCAGGACGCGTCGGCCCGAGCGCTGGCGGCAAGTGCACGGCACGGTCAGCGCCTGCCCGGTGGCGGGCTATGTTTCGGGCGCCCATGCGATCTTTGCCTTCGATGTGGTGGATCGCCTTCCACGGATTTCCGCGCCCACGCTCGTCATCTGCGGGGACGACGATCCCGGCACCCCGGCTGAGGGCAACCGCCTGATCGCCGATCGCATTGCGGGTGCGCGGTACCATGAAATTGCCGAGGCACGGCACATCCCCATGGCCGAGCATCCCGAACTCTACAGCCGGCTGATGCTGGACTGGCTGGCCGCAAACCCTGCGCGCTAG
- a CDS encoding lipopolysaccharide assembly protein LapA domain-containing protein, whose product MQIFRTVVWVVLVIALVIFAVNNWNVVQVKIWENLVLETKLPVLVLVAFLLGLLPMWLLHKGTRWRLHRQISSLQDAANAAVAPSLSTTNLAEANPDNPAN is encoded by the coding sequence ATGCAGATATTCCGAACGGTCGTCTGGGTCGTGCTGGTGATCGCGCTGGTCATCTTCGCGGTGAACAACTGGAACGTCGTCCAGGTGAAGATCTGGGAAAACCTGGTCCTGGAAACCAAGCTGCCGGTGCTGGTGCTGGTTGCCTTCCTGCTCGGCCTGCTGCCCATGTGGCTGCTGCACAAGGGTACGCGCTGGCGGCTGCATCGCCAGATTTCCAGCCTGCAGGACGCCGCCAACGCAGCTGTCGCGCCGTCGCTTTCGACGACCAACCTGGCCGAAGCCAACCCCGACAATCCCGCCAACTGA
- the pyrF gene encoding orotidine-5'-phosphate decarboxylase has product MNPIYLALDLPRLDAALALAQKVKGHVGGLKLGLEFFCAHGHHGVHELAHVGLPIFLDLKLHDIPNTVASAMQAIHVLEPAIVTVHAGGGRAMMEDAKAAAGENTKVVGVTVLTSLDDGDLSATGVAGSSHDQVLRLADLAHDAGLDGIVCSGHEVGEVHKRWKNGFFVVPGLRPANGNNNHADQKRIVTPRQARDAGASVLVIGRPISRAEDPVAAARAIEATL; this is encoded by the coding sequence GTGAACCCGATCTATCTTGCCCTCGACCTTCCCCGCCTCGACGCCGCGCTCGCGCTTGCGCAGAAGGTGAAGGGCCATGTCGGCGGGCTGAAGCTGGGGCTGGAATTCTTCTGTGCCCACGGCCACCACGGCGTTCACGAACTGGCCCATGTCGGCCTGCCAATCTTCCTTGACCTTAAGCTGCATGACATCCCCAACACGGTGGCTTCGGCCATGCAGGCAATCCACGTGCTGGAGCCGGCAATCGTCACCGTCCACGCGGGCGGTGGCCGCGCCATGATGGAGGATGCCAAGGCCGCAGCCGGAGAGAACACCAAGGTCGTCGGCGTGACCGTGCTGACCAGCCTCGATGATGGTGATCTTTCCGCCACCGGTGTTGCCGGCTCGTCGCACGATCAGGTGCTACGCCTTGCAGACCTCGCGCATGACGCGGGGCTCGATGGCATCGTCTGTTCCGGGCACGAAGTGGGTGAAGTGCACAAGCGCTGGAAAAACGGCTTCTTTGTCGTTCCCGGCCTGCGTCCGGCCAATGGCAACAACAACCACGCCGACCAGAAGCGCATCGTAACCCCGCGACAGGCGCGCGATGCGGGTGCATCGGTGCTCGTCATCGGGCGGCCGATCAGCCGTGCGGAAGATCCCGTGGCCGCCGCCCGGGCCATCGAAGCCACGCTCTGA
- a CDS encoding SIMPL domain-containing protein, whose translation MKPLHLALAALALSVPLGTAAHAHDPAAPAIAPGNTLLTLTAQGRVARAPDIAVFTAGVMSQARTAAEALADNSAKMNRVIAALRTAGIAERDIQTSDLSLSPVYGQQRPLPDGRMEPEQPQVVGYRASNTVSVRQRNLKQFGRVLDTLVAAGANQIDGPRFEIDKADAVADEARTLAVRKARARADLYAAAAGMKVVRIVSISESGGYVPQPMMVNARMAAEDFAGAPTPVASGEVSMSVSVNVAFELAP comes from the coding sequence ATGAAACCCCTCCATCTTGCACTCGCGGCACTGGCCCTTTCCGTCCCCCTTGGCACGGCTGCCCATGCCCATGATCCGGCCGCGCCGGCAATCGCCCCCGGCAACACGCTGCTGACCCTCACCGCGCAGGGTCGCGTGGCACGGGCTCCCGATATTGCCGTGTTCACCGCCGGAGTGATGAGCCAGGCCAGGACCGCGGCCGAAGCGCTGGCCGACAATTCGGCGAAGATGAACCGCGTGATCGCCGCGCTCAGGACCGCCGGAATTGCCGAGCGCGATATCCAGACCAGCGATCTCAGCCTCAGCCCGGTTTATGGCCAGCAGCGCCCCCTTCCCGACGGGCGCATGGAGCCGGAACAGCCGCAGGTCGTCGGCTATCGCGCCAGCAATACGGTTTCCGTCCGCCAGCGTAACCTCAAGCAATTCGGGCGCGTGCTCGACACCCTTGTCGCGGCAGGAGCCAACCAGATCGACGGACCGCGTTTCGAGATCGACAAGGCCGATGCCGTTGCAGATGAGGCCCGGACCCTAGCCGTCAGGAAGGCCCGGGCACGTGCCGACCTTTATGCCGCAGCTGCCGGCATGAAGGTGGTCCGCATCGTTTCGATCAGCGAAAGCGGCGGCTATGTGCCGCAGCCGATGATGGTCAATGCCCGCATGGCTGCCGAGGATTTTGCCGGCGCGCCCACCCCGGTTGCTTCCGGTGAGGTGAGCATGAGCGTGTCGGTCAATGTCGCCTTCGAACTGGCGCCCTGA
- a CDS encoding phosphoribosylanthranilate isomerase has product MSDIGIKICGITTAEALDASIAAGATHVGLVFFPKSPRNIEIGQAAALAARAGSRVQVVGLFVDPAPGQVEAALAQVPLDVIQLHGKEAPELCAQVAAATAREVWKAIGVRKRADLNEATRYRGAVTRVLYDAKPPEGADLPGGTGLRIDWSLMQGHTHPLPWILAGGLHAGNVGEAMGMTGARFVDTSSGVETQPGIKDNSRIAAFCAAARTQ; this is encoded by the coding sequence TTGTCCGATATCGGCATCAAGATTTGCGGCATCACCACGGCTGAGGCGCTCGATGCGTCCATTGCCGCCGGCGCGACGCACGTCGGGCTGGTGTTCTTCCCCAAGAGCCCGCGCAATATCGAGATCGGACAGGCCGCCGCACTTGCCGCGCGCGCGGGATCGCGGGTGCAGGTCGTCGGCCTGTTCGTCGATCCTGCGCCCGGACAGGTCGAGGCGGCGCTGGCGCAGGTCCCGCTCGACGTGATCCAGTTGCATGGCAAGGAAGCGCCCGAACTCTGCGCCCAGGTGGCCGCCGCCACGGCGCGCGAGGTGTGGAAGGCCATCGGTGTTCGCAAGCGCGCGGACCTGAACGAGGCGACGCGCTACAGGGGCGCGGTCACGCGTGTGCTTTACGATGCCAAGCCGCCCGAGGGCGCTGACCTTCCCGGCGGCACCGGGCTGCGCATCGACTGGTCATTGATGCAGGGCCACACCCATCCCCTGCCCTGGATCCTGGCGGGCGGGCTTCACGCCGGAAATGTGGGCGAAGCCATGGGCATGACTGGTGCGCGCTTTGTCGACACCTCATCGGGTGTGGAAACGCAGCCGGGGATAAAGGACAATAGCCGCATCGCCGCCTTCTGCGCCGCTGCCCGCACCCAATAG
- a CDS encoding outer membrane protein, which translates to MKKLVLALAASAALAAPAMANEARIEARGGVIWDGGSSEDVWGIAAGYDFDLGSSAFAGLEVSGDKIGAAGQKVAFGLTGRLGTKVGEKTKLYVDGGYTTENCDLCEDAIHAGVGVEHTIAGNVYGKLAYRHYFVGNGFSDLDTVVAGVGIKF; encoded by the coding sequence ATGAAGAAGCTCGTTCTCGCGCTGGCCGCTTCGGCCGCTCTCGCCGCTCCCGCAATGGCTAACGAAGCCCGCATCGAAGCCCGTGGCGGCGTGATCTGGGACGGTGGTTCGTCGGAAGACGTGTGGGGCATCGCCGCTGGCTATGACTTCGACCTCGGCAGCTCGGCTTTCGCCGGTCTCGAAGTTTCGGGCGACAAGATCGGCGCCGCTGGCCAGAAGGTCGCTTTCGGCCTGACCGGTCGTCTCGGCACCAAGGTTGGCGAAAAGACCAAGCTGTACGTTGACGGCGGCTACACCACCGAAAACTGCGACCTGTGCGAAGACGCCATTCACGCTGGTGTCGGCGTTGAGCACACCATCGCTGGCAACGTGTACGGCAAGCTTGCTTACCGCCACTACTTCGTTGGCAACGGCTTCTCCGATCTGGACACCGTTGTTGCCGGCGTCGGCATCAAGTTCTGA
- the purB gene encoding adenylosuccinate lyase: protein MVPRYARPAMTAIWEPEARYKIWFEIEAHATEKLGELGVVPPSGAKALWDWWATNPAIDVAAIDAIEAVTKHDVIAFLDWVAQQVGPEARFMHQGMTSSDVLDTTLAVQLARAADLLLEDLDALLAAIKRRAYEHRYTPTIGRSHGIHAEPTTFGKKLAEAYAEFSRCKVRLQNARAEVATCAISGAVGTFANIDPSVEEYVADKLGLSVEPVSTQVIPRDRHAMFFATLGVIASSIERLATEIRHLQRTEVLEAEEYFSPGQKGSSAMPHKRNPVLTENLTGLARVVRSAVTPALENVALWHERDISHSSVERYIGPDATITLDFALARLTGVVDKLVIYPERMQKNLDKMGGLVHSQRVLLALTQAGLERDASYRLVQRNAMKVWESDGQLSLLELLKADPEVSAVMSAAELEEKFNLDYHFKAIDTIFARVFGE from the coding sequence ATGGTCCCCCGTTATGCCCGCCCCGCGATGACCGCCATCTGGGAACCGGAAGCGCGCTACAAGATCTGGTTCGAGATCGAAGCCCACGCCACCGAGAAGCTCGGCGAACTCGGCGTGGTCCCGCCCTCGGGCGCCAAGGCGCTGTGGGACTGGTGGGCGACCAACCCGGCCATCGACGTTGCCGCCATCGACGCGATCGAGGCTGTGACCAAGCACGACGTGATTGCCTTCCTTGACTGGGTCGCCCAGCAGGTCGGCCCGGAAGCGCGCTTCATGCACCAGGGCATGACCAGCTCCGACGTGCTCGACACCACGCTCGCCGTGCAGCTCGCCCGCGCCGCGGACCTGCTGCTCGAGGACCTCGACGCCCTGCTCGCCGCGATCAAGCGCCGCGCCTATGAGCACAGGTACACCCCCACTATCGGCCGCAGCCACGGCATCCATGCCGAGCCGACCACTTTCGGCAAGAAACTGGCCGAGGCCTATGCCGAATTCAGCCGGTGCAAGGTGCGCCTGCAGAACGCCCGCGCCGAAGTGGCAACCTGTGCGATTTCGGGCGCGGTCGGCACCTTCGCCAACATCGATCCCTCGGTGGAAGAATATGTCGCCGACAAGCTTGGCCTCTCAGTCGAGCCGGTTTCGACCCAGGTCATCCCGCGCGACCGGCACGCGATGTTCTTCGCCACGCTGGGCGTGATCGCCAGCAGCATCGAACGCCTCGCCACCGAGATCCGCCACCTCCAGCGCACCGAAGTGCTGGAAGCCGAGGAATACTTCTCGCCCGGCCAGAAGGGCTCGTCGGCCATGCCGCACAAGCGCAACCCGGTGCTGACCGAAAATCTCACCGGCCTTGCCCGCGTGGTCCGCTCCGCCGTCACCCCGGCGCTGGAGAACGTGGCGCTGTGGCACGAGCGCGATATCTCGCACTCCTCGGTCGAGCGCTACATCGGCCCGGATGCCACCATCACGCTGGATTTCGCCCTCGCCCGCCTGACCGGCGTGGTCGACAAGCTGGTGATCTATCCCGAGCGGATGCAGAAGAACCTCGACAAGATGGGCGGGCTTGTCCACTCCCAGCGCGTGCTGCTGGCCCTGACGCAGGCGGGACTTGAGCGCGACGCCAGCTACCGCCTGGTCCAGCGCAACGCGATGAAGGTCTGGGAAAGCGACGGCCAGCTCTCGCTGCTCGAACTGCTCAAGGCCGATCCCGAAGTCAGCGCCGTGATGTCTGCCGCCGAACTGGAAGAGAAGTTCAACCTGGACTATCACTTCAAGGCGATCGACACGATCTTCGCGCGGGTGTTCGGCGAGTAG